A single region of the Eulemur rufifrons isolate Redbay chromosome 8, OSU_ERuf_1, whole genome shotgun sequence genome encodes:
- the LOC138390546 gene encoding mediator of RNA polymerase II transcription subunit 18 isoform X6, protein MEAPPVTMMPVTGGTINMMEYLLQGSVLDHSLESLIHRLRGLCDNMEPETFLDHEMVFLLKGQQASPFVLRARRSMDRAGAPWHLRYLGQPEMGDKNRHALVRNCVDIATSENLTDFLMEMGFRMDHEFVAKGHLFRKGIMKIMVYKIFRILVPGNTDSTEALSLSYLVELSVVAPAGQDMVSDDMRNFAEQLKPLVHLEKIDPKRLM, encoded by the exons ATGGAGGCACCTCCAGTCACCATGATGCCCGTCACTGGGGGCACCATTAACATGATGGAGTACTTGTTACAGG GAAGTGTTTTAGATCACAGTTTGGAAAGCCTCATCCACCGCCTTCGTGGTTTGTGTGACAACATGGAACCTGAGACTTTCCTTGACCATGAGATGGTGTTCCTCCTTAAGGGCCAGCAGGCCAGCCCATTTGTTCTGAGGGCTCGGCGCTCTATGGACAGGGCAGGGGCACCCTGGCATCTACGCTACCTAGGACAGCCAGAAATGGGAGACAAGAACCGCCATGCCCTAGTGAGAAACTGCGTGGATATTGCCACATCTGAGAACCTCACCGACTTCTTGATGGAAATGGGCTTCCGCATGGACCATGAGTTTGTTGCCAAGGGACACTTGTTCCGTAAGGGCATCATGAAGATTATGGTGTACAAGATTTTCCGCATCCTAGTGCCAGGGAACACAGATAGTACTGAGGCCTTGTCGCTCTCCTATCTTGTGGAATTAAGTGTTGTTGCACCGGCTGGGCAGGACATGGTTTCTGATGACATGAGGAACTTTGCTGAGCAGCTGAAACCTCTGGTTCACTTAGAGAAAATAGACCCCAAAAGGCTCATGTGA